In Strigops habroptila isolate Jane chromosome 4, bStrHab1.2.pri, whole genome shotgun sequence, a single genomic region encodes these proteins:
- the LOC115607265 gene encoding formin-1-like, which translates to MTNLASIMEGTHTILQLHKPIMELCYISFYLPEGKVRGFTYKGCLTLNRTSKRFCSCYQVRERLQMELKEQPYENFGDIIFKQTTTKDILIELYKLTAEKEKLLSSLLRSHHILDLNTGHQERKRQDVSGVPKLKSDDYFSFTHQQNFFLVSTHRDNLNHKKLKKYRRKESFEEFRHQKGRKKIHEQHFSLLSTQNMQLENKRMLPTRFPTKSFPSSFSASSWLPIKGKDDLPVDNSIQPERWIKEGCFLESNKAVKLDADLPSSSSKDNDTVTVELVDNGECIPEVMKVQQSISLVKSSEDSLSSKLETLSKSAAAKSLKSSKYAEPVCREKPGITVVAEVQDSEACIKKVDKHPSESLPDFHTDKETIPPVLTTVSNEFILRTDIYSVDEAAGDSKNAVLKEEEQGGSGLQYKAERVHITDESRNLVGAVNKALLRVIRSDSLDEAAEWKRLQQITRVDRNLPGSIYEKRTTVSRGSNKHLFLDLPVNESPGLSQTSNNLKLEEKKLHSPSLVSTA; encoded by the exons ATGACTAATTTGGCAAGCATAATGGAAGGCACGCATACTATCCTTCAATTGCACAAACCCATTATGGAGCTTTGTTACATCAGCTTCTATCTTCCAGAGGGCAAAGTCAGAGGATTTACTTACAAGGGCTGTTTAACACTGAATAGAACCAGTAAACGTTTCTGTAGCTGCTATCAAGTAAGGGAGAGGTTACAGATGGAGCTGAAAGAACAGCCATATGAAAACTTTGGAGATATTATTTTCAAGCAAACTACCACAAAAGACATTCTCATTGAACTGTACAAACTAactgctgaaaaggaaaaactgttaTCCAGTCTTTTGAGATCACATCATATTCTGGACCTTAACACAGGACATCAAGAGAGAAAGCGACAGGATGTTTCTGGAGTCCCAAAACTTAAAAGTGATGATTACTTCAGTTTTACACATCAGCAGAACTTCTTTCTGGTTTCCACACATAGAGACAATTTGAATCAcaaaaaattgaagaaatatAGAAGGAAAGAGAGCTTTGAGGAGTTCAGGCACCAGAAAGGGCGGAAAAAGATACAtgaacaacatttttctttactgagCACACAAAACATGCAACTGGAAAATAAGAGAATGCTCCCAACAAGATTTCCTACCAAGAGTTTTCCCagttccttttctgcctccagttGGCTACCAATAAAAGGTAAGGATGATTTACCAGTAGACAATAGTATACAACCAGAAAGGTGGATAAAAGAGGGGTGTTTTCTTGAAAGCAACAAAGCTGTGAAACTGGATGCTGACTTACCAAGTTCTAGCTCAAAAGACAATGACACAGTCACAGTTGAACTAGTGGATAATGGAGAATGCATCCCTGAAGTTATGAAAGTGCAACAGAGTATCTCTTTGGTAAAGTCATCTGAGGACAGTCTATCTAGCAAACTCGAGACATTAAGTAAATCTGCAGCTGCTAAAAGCTTGAAAAGTAGCAAGTATGCTGAGCCAGTATGCAGGGAGAAACCAGGAATCACAGTTGTTGCTGAAGTACAGGACTCAGAAGCTTGTATTAAAAAAGTTGACAAACACCCTTCAGAGTCTTTACCTGATTTTCACACAGATAAAGAAACCATTCCTCCTGTTCTCACAACAGTAAGTAATGAGTTTATATTAAGAACTGACATATACTCCGTAgatgaagctgctggagactCTAAAAACGCTGTGCTGAAGGAAGAGGAGCAAGGCGGCTCTGGTTTGCAGTACAAAGCAGAGAGAGTGCACATTACTGATGAGTCACGCAACCTTGTGGGAGCAGTCAATAAAGCTCTTCTGAGAGTTATTCGGAGCGACAGTTTAGATGAAGCTGCAGAATGGAAGAGACTGCAACAAATTACAAGAGTAGACAGAAACCTGCCAGGCTCAATATATGAGAAAAGAACCACGGTATCCCGGGGAAGCaacaagcatttatttttggaCTTGCCTGTAAATGAAAGTCCTGGTCTTTCTCAGACAAGTAATAATcttaaactggaagagaaaaagctgcattCACCCTCGTTAGTATCA ACTGCCTAG